A window of Exiguobacterium sp. Helios genomic DNA:
GAATGTGCGTTTCAGCTGAGACTGTTTTCGGGAACTAGATACAGATAACGTGTAACTCAGAAAGGTGATTAACATGACACAACCGATTAAAGCACTGGTCTTTGATGTCTACGGTACATTGTTTGATGTCCACTCCGTCAAAGTCAAAGCAGAGGAACTCTACCCGGAGCACGGCGAAGCCATCAGCCAGGCCTGGCGTCAAAAACAGCTGGAATATTCCTTCTTACGTCAGTTGAACGGCCAGTACGTCCCGTTCAGCCAAGTGACGCGTGATGCACTCCGTTATGCCTTACTGCAACTGAAGCTACACGTCACGGAAGAAAACATTGCCGCCTTGATGGAAGTCTATTTAAAGCTCGATCATTATCCGGAAGTCGATTCCGTCTTAGAGCAGATGAGTGATAAACAACTGGCTGTCTTCTCAAACGGTTCCCACGATATGCTTGATCCATTGATTGAACAGTCTGGTCTCTCCGGACGGTTTAATCACATCATCAGTGTGGATGACATTAAACAGTATAAGCCGACACCGGCTTCTTACATGCATGCGCTCAATACGTTAGGTCTCAAACGGGAAGAAATCCTGTTCATGTCGTCGAACGGCTGGGACATTACTGGCGCTAAAAGTTTTGGTTTTCGGACAGCCTGGATCAACCGGTCGGGTCTGCCCGTCGAAGAATTGAATCTTGATCCGGACAGTATTTATGATGATCTAACCGGCTTGCTGGAATGGAAATGAAAAAAGCGATGTTTACCTAGACCCAGGTGAACATCGCTTTTCATTTAATAATTAGACAGACGTGAGTAGCCTTTTTTGAAGAGATCAAGCTTCAGTCCACCGTCTTTTTCGATAAAGAACAGGTATTCTTTTTGGTCGGTATCTTTATAGAACACTTTATACAACGTCAACGTCCGTTTTTTATTGTTTTCATTGGCAACGACCTGGTGTTTTGAGATGACTTCCGCCTGAACCTGCTGTCCATCGAGACGATCAATCATCGGTTGGAATGATTTTTTCTCCTGTCCGGTTGCCGGTTTTCCCGGTGCAATCATAAAGAAGTCATCACTCGCTTTGTTCGTCAAACCATACTTCCGGTCGACAATCACAACATTCTTCAGCTCGCCATCGACGGTTTGATCAAAGGCGTACAGTTTTTCAATCCGTGTCTTTTCACCTTCCGCACGACCGATTTCATACAACGGCTTTTGCTTCGTATTCGTCTCGACCGCCTTTTTATCA
This region includes:
- a CDS encoding haloacid dehalogenase type II; the protein is MTQPIKALVFDVYGTLFDVHSVKVKAEELYPEHGEAISQAWRQKQLEYSFLRQLNGQYVPFSQVTRDALRYALLQLKLHVTEENIAALMEVYLKLDHYPEVDSVLEQMSDKQLAVFSNGSHDMLDPLIEQSGLSGRFNHIISVDDIKQYKPTPASYMHALNTLGLKREEILFMSSNGWDITGAKSFGFRTAWINRSGLPVEELNLDPDSIYDDLTGLLEWK